TCTGGAATTCGCCTGTTTATGCTGTACaggaaattaataaaactaaaaaattttacaatacaatatgtaaatacaaaaatacaattcatataaaacaaacacaaatgtacTTATATAAAATCAGGAATAACTAAAAAGAACTGAAATGTTGATGGAGCGTGTGTACgtgtgtctgtctttctcacttCTCCCAAGAGCTCTTCTGAGGAAATCCACCACCACCTCCCGAGATCCATGAGCAAGTTCTGTGCGAGAATTTCTGCTGaacatctgacacacacacacacacacacacacacacacctaaatatCTAaatgggatatatatatatatttatttatttatttattttattttttatttttttatttttttatcatgattTCATTGGTACCTGTGGACTGATGTCTTTGAACTTCTGTTTGAAGAAAGTCTTTGGTCACAGAGTTCTGAccaaaaaaacatgaaggaaTGTTAACAAAtacatgacatttaaaatttacaagTGTACTTGACAAGGTCTGTGTTTTATAAAGTGCGAGTTTAAAATGTTAGCAACAAAAAGAATTCTCGCATTTCATCATGCATTTATTGTGAAATTTACGATAAACCTAATGAGATTGCAAGTAGTGGATTTAAGGCTTACAAAAGATAgtaatgcaaataataataataataataataataataataataataataataaaggaaagTCTTCACAGATGTATGAACTTTTGTAAATTTCAATGACATTTTTAAGTTGataataaaattcataaaatttaattgtaatGAAAGGGTCAAGGTTACAATGAGGTTATAAGTTTTCAGTGACAGTTACAATGATGATAACTGTGAGGTCACTGATTTCATTTCCTTTATTGAACCAGCTAAAAGACCTGGCTGAGACAACAGCAAAAACACTGCTGTACACTAAGGGAAACCAACAATActcaaaaacacaataaaaaacaaaactaaggTGATAAAattgatataaataaaaaaaatagatacagaTTATACtaatataaagcaaaataaaaactaataaaaactacAGTAAAAGACGATAATTATCTAATCAATTAATTTTCCTAAAATTTTTAAgcaattttcaaaaaaaaaaaaattcacaattatatttttacaatttatatttatgtttttcagGAGAATTTCTGACTGCAAATTAACATTTGAATTTATAGTAAAGATTCTAGTAACGCTTTTGATTTTAAAAGCAATTTATgaatttatagttttatagtgGTTAGTGTCAAgcttttacattaacatttataaacaatCACGATCTTCATTCGAGTACAATAAAATTAACTTATCAGGCACATCATACCCCTACATTTTGTACAACACTTTAATAAATGTAAGGTACAGATCTGATCTTCACCTTCGTAGCCACTGTCGGTTGAGGAAAAGGAGTCTGAATGTTTTTGGGACAAAGTCCACTTCGCCGCCTCTAGGACCTCCAGCACCATGTCCACCACTACAAAGTGAGCattctcctacacacacaaacacatattagTTGGATCAAAGCCACACAAACTAGAATCCCTCCTCTTTACACACCTTACCAGGTCGAGGTCCACACTGTTCCTGTAGAAATCTCCGGAGACCAACTCTTTGGTACCTTCAACATCAAATTACAGAATGTGTAAAAAGTCTGGACATGTGCTTGCTCCTTATTTACTTCCTTATGTTTACCCACAGCTCATTATAGTAATTTACAGTGTTGCGATATAAAAGGaagctaattattattattataaaaatttaattgtgtCGTAATATTAGCCAATGCTCACCCGGGTCTGAGTAGCTTATGGTGCCTTTTCTCAGTTGTGAGGCTGCAGAGTTTAGGAGATCACTCTCTTCACATGAAGACGATTGGGACTCTGAAGATCCACATGAGATTTTTCTTTGCTTGCCAGAACTATTTTCGTTCTGGACAGCTGCTGGAGCACAGTCTGTGTCCAAAAGCAAACCTTGAGAGACCTTATGAACTGAAGCAGTAGGAATTGTTTGTTCTTCCTGTAAAAAGTTCTGGAGCATTTTTGAAGCAGAATATTCCTGCCCCTTTTGAAAGTTTTCATCGGAGTGTTCATGGGAAACTCTATTATGTGAAGCTATTGAAGGCTTTTTTATTCTCATCTCTTTGCGGCGGGATATGACGGGACTGCTCCTGGGTAGATAGTACCCACCCTTATCTTCAGTCTCCCTAGAAATGTAGTTTTGTCCTTTGTGGATGTTTCCGAATAGAGGTTGAAGGGTCCTCTGTTTTCCCTGGTCACCTTCCACAATTTGATTTTTTACTCGCATCATGAAATTGCCAGAACCACGGCCATTAGAATCAGGGAAAGAGTCTGAAAGACtcattctaaataaataaaataaaaaaaacagaagaacagTGTAAGAAGAAATGACAGAAGTGACAGAAGAGCTTCTTATGTAACCATAGGAGGCCTGGGGCAATTGAAgctgaaaataaaatgacagttttacacataattaaatagatatattaaaaaatcataaaaatacatatttagaaTGCGTTAATGCTAATAATCTAGTCTTACGTTTATAGCTATGCAGTAGTTTCCTGATTGTCTTTCATAAAATTATAAAGGATTATAAAGGGGGACCAACAATAAGGCTGCCATGGGAGATCTCTGCACAGTGCTTTGTTAAAAGACCAACAGCCCAGCACTCCAGAATGTCCAGGATGAGGCAGACAGGACAGCTCAATGCACTGCCCAAGACAAAGAACAGTGCACCTCTGCTTACAGGTCTGCTCCCTGATCAGAGCAATGAGACTGGTAGATTCCATGTCCCAGCACCTTTAGGAGGTCAACAAGGTACCTCCAATGCCCGTCATGTCATGCCCTGTTCCATCTATCCTATTTCTTGTCACAGCAATTCAATGACCTCTTCTGGCAATGCAATGCCACATCCAAACAATCCCCTGCAGATTATGCTACATGCTCATTttggtggattttttaaaaaaaattttaaggttgactttaacaaaatgtttaattaaataaacttctAGATACCCTGCTTTTGAAAGCTTTGAACTGCCAGGTATAACGAAACCCATGACATGGAACACCCACATAGCAAAATTCACAGAGTTGTGAAAAGCCATCGCCTTGCTTCTTTTTGTCATGTGATCAGCGAAGCAAATCTACCACTAAACAGCTGTTGTGAGTGAACTAAATGTGTTCAGTGGATTTATGGAGAATGTTAAAGCCAAGAAAAAAAGGCATGTTTACACTCTGTTACTGCCACTGCATGAACTACAGGCATGTGTCGCTTAATGTCCGTGATgcattctgcaaaataaaacatgatgtgATTTGGATATTGTGAGAACATTGTGGGATACTTCTGTTTCACTTCCAAACTGatacttctctttttttccctcctaaaCCTGCTATCACAGGCACAGGTTTGGTGCCATAGTTATCCATGGTGCAGTTGGTGCACTGCAGTATcattttcaaaagaaaattaagcagGAAGAGCATTATAACACTGAAGTGAAACTAAAGCTGGATAGATATTGGTCTTGTTTGCAACTTTCTACAAAGCTCGCGACAGTATACCTCCACCTGTGATTAACACATATTAAAGCTTTTACAGATGCTCCCTATAATCTGAGACTGATCAATGgatttaaagaataataatataatatactactactactaataataataataatacaaaaagcattttatttattttttttatattcatatcaATCGTTATCCACCTGGATTATTTATAATCTACCCACTGGTTGCTATTAGAACCTGGAGAGGATGCGGTTGTAACTGTTCTGAAATAAAGGCCATAATTACTTAATAATACATATTGAAATTTGTACCAGAAACCCAGATAAAAATCCATGATGTGATTACACACAAATGAAACCCTGATTTAATCAAATCAACATGCTGTTATTATTGCAATATGTATGAGGAAACCAAATGatgatgaaaaaagaaagaaagacaaaaagtgTATGATGAGTGTGACATAATCGACAGGAAGACAAGCCAGGACATGCAAAATCTCCAGTGTTGCATAAACTCTCATATCTCTAAGCTTACACCTGCATCTCTGTTCCTTCCTCTCTTTGTCACAAACTTTTGTCGTCTAAATATGCAAAGGTgactaacaaaaacaaagactttACTTAAACACTGTATGTGCTAttaataaagtttatatatttaatacactGTACATGTAGTAAAAGTGTTGTATTGGCTAGTCCTTCCATGCATTAATAGACTAAACACCCCCAGCATGGCACCTTTCTGAACTCCTCTAGGTGTCGACTAGCAATTTGAGCATAACCTGgagcctatatacagtataacccaGAGAGTCCCATGCAAATGACAAAACTCGTTTTAAACCAGGGAGTTTGTGAAGAAGCAACAACCCCAAACTCTAAAATGGCAGATTGTGGTCTAAGTaaactttatactttatactaTATACTGAAATCACAAGATTTAGAAAACCATCAATATTATTCAAATTTATAGCCAACCTTTTCAAGAATTATGTATGAACAGATTAGGTATCAACagaatttctaaataaatatacattagtGTCCATGTGTAAAATTATGCATGGACACGGTACACTAAGTAAGAATCTTTCTCTCGTCTTAGACCGTACGCATGCATCATAAATATGTGCGATATAGTGACCATGCAGATTTTATAAACTAGCCAAAGAATATGGCATTGGTCCTACATCAAGCTTCTGGGCTTCAGCTTCCTGTTTGATGCTGACAACAACAGCTTTTATGGTGTTACACAAGTGAGTCATATCACTTCTATCACACTGTTCCACCGTGGGGTCTCCGTAACAAGATGAGACTTCCATTTATAAAATGAGAAAATACATgctactgaacataaatgtccaGCAAATTGTCAAAGGTGTgtagacacctgaccatcacacacaGTTCACTTCATGTGTAGCACTTGACAAGGAAAGACTCCCTGTCCTGGGACGACACGAGGAAGACATATTCAAGGGAAACCAGATTCCAAAAGAAACTTCGTATAGTGTGAATATAAGTAACTTCCTTATGtaactctctgtgtgtgtgtgtgtgtgtgtgtgtgtgtgtgtgtttattatagtTTTAACATGTTGAAGTTATTGCCTGTATCTTATCCGTTTCTGTCCACTGGAACTCAATGGCTCGAACCCTTATCCAGCATTATCTGtgagatccacacacacacacacacacacatatatatatatatatatatatatatatatatatatatatatacacacacacacacacacaggctccaACATGTAGTGGAAAGGCTATGTGTCAGAATAGTGGAGTGCATTATACGAGAAAAGAGGGAATGAATCCTGTTTAACCATAATATCCTGTATGTATGTGATGGTCAGGGGTGCACAAACATATTTCACTGATATAAGATACATTAAATACAGTTCACTTCATGTTTAAATATTGggattttttgttaaatagaaGTAAACCTATCAGACCAGGAAACAGCTGATGTAGTAATATATCTTaattgaccttaaaaaaaaacttaataggAAATTAATTTTACGCTGCAAGTATCAactactttaaataataattcaaatctcaataaaatcttatttaacccactgagagagagagagagagagaaagtaagagcAACATAAATAGAggaaacacataaaaataagtTATAAACACTTAATCATACTCTTACCAGGTCAGCAAGTGTCAGGCAGAGACCAAGTGGCTAGCTGCAATAAATAATTGCACCCCAAACCAGAATTTCCTGAAAATTGTGAAACGTGCAGTAGCGTACTGCAATCAGTAGCacataactctctctctctctttcacacacacacgcacacacagacatgcacgcacacacacacaaaacacacccaCCCCTGCACTATGATATATATTTAGGTCCTGTCGTGGGCGCTGTTACCTTACACCTTAAATACTCCTAATgtgtttttagtcatttttatagttttgtcgtttatttaattttttgttgtatCGTTTTCCATCGTTTTCAGTAATCACTTTGCCCTGGTCAGGGTGGCAGTGGATCTCTGGCCTGCCGGAGAAACCGAGGGAATGAGAATACcatcttacacatacacacactcattcatagtGTAGTTTAACCAGTCCTGGCATatatttaatttgtgtgtgtgtgtgtgtgtgtgtgtgtgtgtgtgtgtactacaCAAAGTCACCCGCGCTCAGGACTGGACCCAGGACAGTGGAGAAagatgtgcaaaaatatgtaTTGGTGTGATATTTAGATTGGAAAATAGAGAATAATTGTGGAATTAGGAAGGACAGGTGAATTTGgtataatgtgtaaatattgaagttgaaatatatattttttaaaatataaaatttagagTTCCTCTATAACAGAGGAGACTTTAGTGTCAGCACTCATCCAGTAAAATAAAGTGCTTTTTGGTTTAATGTATTACTTTTATCTTCAAGGGAAGAAACGACAAGGATCTAACCAGAGTTGAGAACTTTCCACGAGGTTATACCTACCTGAAAATGACCTGACAGCACAAACCAGCGTTCATTGGTATATTAATATCTGCAATCGTCAGCAAAGTATTGTGGTGTAGGAGAAATAAAATGCAACTGGTATGGTTACAGTAACTCTTACATACAAGTCCAAAgctaaaatactaataaaataagATCTTCTAACAAAGACAGCTTCAAGTTAcaactcttattattattattattattattattattattactgataaTATGAGGATGACCAGTTCTCCGGCAGCAACTTGCATTGATTATCAGTTTCTCTAAAGTCATAAAACTTTATCTAAAACACAGACCTTAAACACAGAACACACAGAAAGTGTGACACAAAACAAGCAATCCAAAAGGTTTTACCTGGTTACACGACGAATTGCAACGTGTTTCTCATTGCTTTAGTTCCATCTCAAAGCACGGCAGTCTCTGAGTGTGTAGTGTGAAAACTTTGTGGAACAAAATACTTCATCTTGTCATGTCATGACGCTGGTTTCACttgctgtgttaaaaaaaagaggaaccTGTGATAGCTTGCAGAAGTTTCAGTTCCAGTATGTAAGCTGCAATCTCAAGTGAGTAATTAATCTATAATTATAAGACCATCATCAGTGTGCTCATGTGGCCTGATGAAgaaataatcacacacacagtataaactGACTGAAAACATACGTCTTAAATAATGTTGTCTTAAATATAATGGAAATGGTAAAAGCTAAATAAACAcctgtataataaatataaaggtttgtggacacctgaccctCACGTTCATATACTGTTATAATATGTAGATGCCTAGGGTGAAGTCAGCATTCCAGACATCAGGACGCTCCAGTACTTCCACTCCACCCCTAACATGCCGGTCTTTATAGACCTTGTCTTGTACACactgtcatgttggaacaggttCAGGTGTATGAGTTCCAGTAACGGGAAAGCATTATGCCGcaggatacaaaaaaaaacaaaaaacattctgaaTCTATCTTTGTGGCCAGAGTTTGGTATAAGAGATACACATGGGTGTGATAGtcgggtgtccacatacttttggccatggtAAGCATAAGAGACTGGAAGAGACCCTGTTTCAGAGTCAGTGTTTAGTCCTGTTTTTACCACGACCATGACTTCCTGTTGTACTTTCCCTTTTCATAATCTCATAGCGCCATCCTATGGACTACTTTGTTATTTTAGATTGAGTGAAGTTTGTCTGTGTGATTGTAGACTTTAATGCCTTCTTCATTCAATCTGCAGgcaattctgatttgtttcaCATCTCTAGGACTGAGTgtttaaactaaaatttaaaatgatcagattggaTTTGTCTCTGTTCAGACTGGTTGTGCAAGTCTGACACATTGTCGATCTCACAAGACAGGAGGTGTGACATATGGTCAGTCGTGTATAGTTGACGCTCAGTGACAGCTGATATATCTTTAACTAGGGTttgaatcccgctctgggtgaaaatgtaataaatgcaaatcctttgttttacactttttgcttatgactTTAATTACATTATAGCAGATGAGAGGTGATTGCTAATGTGTTTTCACAAAATTtacaattgcaaacatgcatttagtactgaagcataacttgataatgtaatggcatgGTTATATCCAAAACTTGGTTTGTGGCTATTAAATAATAAGACTGACTTTAATTATTCAGCTGAAACACTTTTAATTGAAATTGCAATTACTTGTTACAAACTCCACActcattaatttgttttaattctcACTATACATCATTCACTTTTCTTAAAAAAGCATGCATAAATTATtagattttaaacaaatattgaaCACTCTTAGCAACAATaacataaaactaataaaaattgATTGCTAATTatagatacaatttaaaaaaaaggatatttaatagttttgccTTTTCCTTTTATAAAAGAATGAATGTTTAGAATCTTACAGATttcaacagaaagaaaaaagagataaatatacatatggatacaaaaatatatatataataataatcagatgaGTGGACATTTTTATGAGGGCAGCATTAGTGGAAAAAagggtttaaaaaatgtaaagaacaagaagaacaaAGAATTACACACTTGAGAAACCATTGTCAGTCCCCAATGTCTTTCTTATATTAACTTTTCCGTCTTTTCCCATCTTTGTCTTTTTAtctcatttaatataaaatccTAAAACTCTCTGCAGGTCACCTCCTTCTCCATGCCCCTTTTGAtccttgtacaaaaaaaaaaaaaaaaaacctatgtagGTCAGTTAATCTACTTCACTCCCAGTCCAGGGTAACCCTGTCGGCTGTTTGGAATGAGAAGGAAAGATTTAAGCAAAGATTCAGTTTGGGAAAACAGTTTGTGGTCCCAGTGCATAATAGGCATACTgatctgtttttaatttaaaatacaagacGTTTTGGAAGGAGAGATACTCAGTATcgatctctccatctctttatCCTCATCCATCACACTGTGGTGCTGTCAAAAAAGTTGCAGAACCCTGAAACACCCCCTCGTGTCTGACTGAGCAGGGCGAGGGCGTTTTGTCTGACGCGCTGCTCCTTCACGGGTGCAGACCTGTCCTGTACAAACGGGGTCTCTTGTAACGCTCGGGCTGTATTGGTCGGATCTTGACCGAGATATCCAAGTGGTCCCTTTCGAAAAAACCTGAAAAACACCGACTCAAACTTGTTTGTGAATTTTACTTGTTAcaaagttaaaatattttgtttttaattaagcaTCACAGACAAGTATAGTTTTGTAAGATGTATGTTGGTAAATGCTCAGTGGACAACAAGGATTATGAAGATTAAATATCAGTACAGGTACTTTAACTCTCTGCACTATCTAATTCTAACGGTCTGGGTTTCCTTCtacacaaattaaacaaacacacattatctGTAATGCTGGCGTTTTGTCTCGTTGCTACTTCATCTAAATGACCTTtaactgaataaatgaatggtgtgtacagtatgtttacacgTGAACACAAGCAGTCACTGAATAATGAAGGTTAACACGATTACAGCGAGAACTCTTAGATCAGCGGGTCTCAGTCTGTCTCGCTCGGGTTCTGGTTTAACCAATCAGCGCGCAGAACGACGCCAGCGGCCACTAGCGGACGAAAGTATATTACACCCGCAGTGGTTTAGCACTACCGTTGAAAATGAACGGGAAACCGTTTAGGGATCTTTAGACGGCTTCCGCGCGggagaccggggttcgattccccgacggggagaatattaaatattataaaaattggATGGAGacaaaaaatgacaaatgaaaGAATCTGAAGAGATCTCAAACAAGAAAAAGGGTTGGACGATGAAACTGAAACGGCCGgtcaatacagcatcaattcgtctcgggaatgacagatacaagtccagCACACGGgcacacggtggtgtagtggttagcactgttaggGTTCGAATCCCGGCCAGGCTCGTTTCCCGTAACACGCTTACATATTAAACTCTAGATAAAGATGACACGGTACgtttatgttgtttttaaacatgcaaattGAATTAAAAGTAAAGACAAGGCTTTTCTCTTCTGTCTTCCAAACCAGCCAACGAGACATAAGTTACAACATACTGGATTATTTATGTTCTATGCAGGAGGGTCTAGACCAGTGAACATTAAGGTTAATTTTACACAGAACACTTTGGATTGTCAACTAAATACATAACTAAACACTTAACATCACATTAAACACGATTTAGACTGCAAACTCCAAAAACATCCTTTGTAGCCGAGATAAAtatctcctcgttagtatagtggacagtatctccgcctgtcacgcggaagaccggggttcgattccccgacggggaggcacaaatttattttgtttttgactggatacagatttaaaaatcagtagaattaaatattaatttagtttttgacaAAAGTGTCCATTAAAGTGTCAATTACTGAGTTCAGTCTTGAAATTGACAGTGTATGCAAATGTAAAGGATGCATGCAGCGCCACTCCACTTCCCCCACTGGGGAAATCAGATCACAACCTCATTCTGCTTAAGCCTCACTACAAACCAAAAGTTATGATGCTACA
The DNA window shown above is from Clarias gariepinus isolate MV-2021 ecotype Netherlands chromosome 5, CGAR_prim_01v2, whole genome shotgun sequence and carries:
- the rubcnl gene encoding protein associated with UVRAG as autophagy enhancer; the encoded protein is MSLSDSFPDSNGRGSGNFMMRVKNQIVEGDQGKQRTLQPLFGNIHKGQNYISRETEDKGGYYLPRSSPVISRRKEMRIKKPSIASHNRVSHEHSDENFQKGQEYSASKMLQNFLQEEQTIPTASVHKVSQGLLLDTDCAPAAVQNENSSGKQRKISCGSSESQSSSCEESDLLNSAASQLRKGTISYSDPGTKELVSGDFYRNSVDLDLENAHFVVVDMVLEVLEAAKWTLSQKHSDSFSSTDSGYEELCDQRLSSNRSSKTSVHRCSAEILAQNLLMDLGRWWWISSEELLGEFPVVTVSMASGSEASLSDEIRQKSRMRGTLIWSPPEFQIIHSVNTTQRRSDVVASQQFLCAGCGTEIEPRYMKRLRYCDYLGKYFCDGCHGGGEAIIPARVLNHWDFGRYPVCQFSKQLLESIWEKPLFKVTNVAKNLYSQAKELQKFREIQEQLISIKKLLRTCRLSEGVLAEFQELPSHLTEALHLFAMDDLIKIRRGQLLPTGKAVMRSATNHVEACLLCQARGFICEFCRGKDVLFPFQTDICTRCQECRACFHTSCFLDEECPKCTRIENRRAARR